One region of Triticum aestivum cultivar Chinese Spring chromosome 6B, IWGSC CS RefSeq v2.1, whole genome shotgun sequence genomic DNA includes:
- the LOC123136865 gene encoding uncharacterized protein gives MENSSNHRGSRGSGLPCDLARCIGDRLDVLGRICFRAVCRSWRAALPAGRVTSIPSPLVVIPATIPCRSLPLRSIVDSCSGTTTTSNPLTLHAVGSGLRCVGSSGGWVAVADSDSVVRLVNGLTLQVAACLPPLPRNTEVRRLQGLGLVDPYFASQAPDDFDDMLLGREHTIHKVAFSVRPPRARGSSYAHSAAALHRAPRQRQGLALTFTRAGWDRWEWQEPGFFPAGEDEHFDIACCQRSGVYYVLTPDWVWVLDMSAPVPTLEPLVRMSCGMSLCKVTFGERRHVVILSDDDDGGGALSQMYMVIIQEMQQRRVIVQRYTAGEPWTVVSDLGGRALLIANRAQSVSVLGAAYGVVPAVVEARLRLLDDQR, from the coding sequence ATGGAAAACTCGAGCAACCACAGGGGCTCGCGGGGCTCCGGGCTTCCTTGCGATCTGGCCAGGTGCATTGGCGACCGCCTCGACGTGCTAGGGCGCATATGCTTCCGCGCCGTGTGCCGGTCATGGAGGGCAGCGCTCCCCGCCGGCCGCGTGACGTCCATTCCGTCCCCTTTAGTCGTCATCCCTGCTACAATACCGTGCCGCTCCTTGCCCCTGCGATCCATCGTCGACTCATGCAgcggcaccaccaccacctccaaccCCTTAACACTCCACGCCGTCGGCTCGGGGCTGCGCTGCGTTGGCTCCAGCGGCGGGTGGGTCGCCGTCGCCGACTCCGATTCGGTTGTACGGCTGGTAAACGGCCTGACGCTACAGGTGGCGGCATGCTTGCCGCCGCTCCCGCGCAACACGGAGGTCCGGCGCCTGCAAGGCCTCGGCTTGGTCGACCCCTACTTCGCGTCCCAAGCTCCAGACGACTTCGACGACATGCTCCTCGGCCGTGAGCACACCATCCACAAGGTGGCGTTCTCGGTCAGGCCGCCGCGCGCGCGCGGGAGCAGCTACGCCCACAGCGCCGCGGCCCTCCACCGCGCACCTCGGCAGAGGCAGGGGCTGGCCTTGACATTCACCAGGGCCGGGTGGGACCGGTGGGAATGGCAGGAACCAGGCTTCTTCCCTGCCGGCGAGGACGAGCACTTCGACATCGCCTGCTGCCAACGATCCGGCGTGTACTACGTGCTGACGCCCGACTGGGTGTGGGTCCTGGACATGAGCGCGCCCGTCCCCACGCTGGAGCCCTTAGTGAGAATGAGCTGCGGCATGTCCCTCTGCAAGGTCACCTTCGGGGAACGTAGGCACGTCGTCATCTTgtccgacgacgacgacggcggcggggcgctCTCGCAGATGTATATGGTGATAATCCAGGAAATGCAGCAGCGGCGCGTCATTGTGCAAAGGTATACGGCCGGGGAGCCGTGGACCGTGGTCTCCGACCTGGGCGGCCGCGCCCTGCTCATCGCCAATCGCGCGCAGTCGGTGTCGGTACTCGGTGCTGCCTACGGCGTCGTCCCCGCCGTGGTTGAAGCGCGACTGCGTCTACTGGATGACCAGCGATGA